The proteins below are encoded in one region of Hordeum vulgare subsp. vulgare chromosome 3H, MorexV3_pseudomolecules_assembly, whole genome shotgun sequence:
- the LOC123440169 gene encoding cytidine deaminase 1-like: MGEEKMTTKPEAVELPGFVMSADEAERAAAAAGVATVEDLLPLLIPSAMLRARPPISRFPVGAVGLGESGRVYAGVNLEFLGAPLSQAVHAEQFLIANAAAAGEPALRAIAVSHMPCGHCRQFLQEIRGAAGIRILVTSDAADGCAAEWRTLASLLPRPFGPHDLLPKDAPLVLERHDNRLGDPVDAVANGFAAGDLEGRLKDAAEAAARAAHAPYSGCPSGFAVADGEGNVYAGGCLESAAYNPTLGPVQTAIIAMVAGGGGPAGDVVAAALVEKEGAVAAQEATARFFLAAVAPQASFHVYKYRSSDV; this comes from the coding sequence ATGGGGGAGGAGAAGATGACGACGAAGCCCGAGGCTGTCGAGCTGCCAGGATTTGTGATGAGCGCCGACGAGGCGGAGCGCGCGGCCGCGGCAGCCGGGGTAGCGACGGTGGAGGACCTGCTGCCCCTGCTGATCCCTTCGGCTATGCTGCGGGCGCGCCCCCCGATCTCGCGGTTCCCCGTGGGCGCCGTCGGGCTTGGCGAGAGCGGACGCGTCTACGCCGGCGTGAACCTCGAGTTCCTGGGCGCCCCTCTCTCCCAGGCGGTCCACGCCGAGCAGTTCCTCATCGCCAACGCCGCTGCCGCCGGGGAGCCCGCGCTCCGCGCCATCGCCGTCTCCCACATGCCCTGCGGCCACTGCCGGCAGTTCCTCCAGGAGATCCGCGGCGCCGCCGGGATCCGCATCCTGGTGACCTCCGACGCCGCCGACGGCTGCGCGGCCGAGTGGCGCACGCTGGCGTCGCTCCTGCCCCGCCCCTTCGGCCCCCACGACCTCCTCCCCAAGGACGCCCCCCTCGTCCTCGAGCGGCACGACAACCGCCTCGGCGATCCCGTCGACGCCGTCGCCAATGGCTTCGCCGCCGGCGACCTGGAGGGGCGCCTGAAGGACGccgcggaggcggcggcgcgcgcgGCGCACGCGCCGTACAGCGGGTGCCCGTCGGGGTTCGCGGTGGCGGACGGGGAAGGGAACGTGTACGCCGGGGGCTGCCTGGAGTCCGCGGCGTACAACCCGACGCTGGGCCCCGTGCAGACGGCCATCATTGCGATGGTCGCCGGGGGAGGAGGCCCCGCCGGggacgtggtggcggcggcgctggtggagaaggagggggcggtggcggcgCAGGAGGCGACGGCCAGGTTCTTCCTGGCCGCTGTGGCGCCGCAGGCGAGCTTCCACGTGTACAAATACAGGTCGTCCGATGTGTGA